The DNA segment CTGCCAGTTGAATTACGGTTCCGGCTGTGACGCGGTAAGTTGAACTTCGAAAGGAAATAGGGCTTCGAGCGTTTGACTGACGGAGCCTCAAGAACCAAAAGCCCAGCGGAGCAGACACTTCCGGGGTTCCCCGCCCCAAGCTGGGCAGCGTCCCCTATGGAGGAGCGGGTATCTACGACTGCGTAAACGCGGGCGATATCGCCGTGACCTTCGATGACGGGCCATACATTTACACAAACGACCTGCTGGACAAACTGAAGGTCCGTCGTGAACGGGGCATATAATTTCCACTCTGGGATCGAAGCGCTGACACGGAAGCAGAGCTACGGCGCTAAGGCAACGTTCATGATCACAGGGAACAACCTGGGCAAGGGAATGATCAACGACCCGTCAACCATCTATCCTGCCATCATCAAAGTAAGAGATGTTGGTGGATCTGGTGGTGGAATCTCACTGACCTACGAGACGTTAGAGGATGCATGCCGAAGGACACCAGATTGCCAGCCACACCTGGTCCCATCAAAACGCCAGCCAGTTGACAAACACGCAGTTCACAAACCAGATGGTGTGGAACGAGATTGCACTCAACTCCATCCTCGGTTTCTTCCCCACGTACATGAGGCCCCCCTATTCCATCTGCGAGAAGAACTGTCAGAACATCCTGTCAAAGCTCGGCTACCACATCATCTATTTCGACCTCGACACCGAAGGCTACCTCAACGACGACCCGACCCTCATCCAAAACAGCAAGGACATCTGGGACCAAGCGGTTGACGGGTCCGACCCGACGAAAGACAGCTTCCTGCAGATCGAGCACGACATTCACTACCAGACCGTGTACAACCTGACAGACTACATCCTCACCTCACTATTCGAGCTGGGTTACAGATCCGTGACCGTGGGCGAGTGCCTGGGCGATCCCGCTTCCAATTGGTACCGCGCGGGCCCCAGCGGCACCAACACCAGTAAGCCTACACCCCCCACGCGGACCACGGCCTCCGTTGCTCCGACGCGAACTGGTGTGAGCGTTGATGGTAGTTGCGGAAACGGCGTGACgtgcgccggcagcaggttCGGCACCTGCTGCTCCGCCTACGGCTACTGCGGCACCACCGATGACTACTGCTCGCTCGACAACGGCTGCCAGGTCGCGTGGGGCAGCTGTGACGGGGcggggacgacgacgagcatCACGACGGGGACGACCATTAGCACGAGGTCGACCTCCCTCCCGTGTAAGTAAACTTTCACGGTCGCCACGCAAgtggccagccagccgcgAGGCCACTAACTAACCTCAGTCCTTTTCATATCATCTATCTAGCCACGTCCACGGCACCCCCGGCCCAAACCGGTCTGGCAGTCAGCACTGACGGCCGCTGT comes from the Thermothielavioides terrestris NRRL 8126 chromosome 4, complete sequence genome and includes:
- a CDS encoding carbohydrate esterase family 4 protein (CAZy_ID 270195) is translated as MHAEGHQIASHTWSHQNASQLTNTQFTNQMVWNEIALNSILGFFPTYMRPPYSICEKNCQNILSKLGYHIIYFDLDTEGYLNDDPTLIQNSKDIWDQAVDGSDPTKDSFLQIEHDIHYQTVYNLTDYILTSLFELGYRSVTVGECLGDPASNWYRAGPSGTNTSKPTPPTRTTASVAPTRTGVSVDGSCGNGVTCAGSRFGTCCSAYGYCGTTDDYCSLDNGCQVAWGSCDGAGTTTSITTGTTISTRSTSLPSTSTAPPAQTGLAVSTDGRCGAEVQETCAGSSFGPCCSPAGKCSSNTISCLALLGCQKAYGTCI